A genomic region of Saccopteryx bilineata isolate mSacBil1 chromosome 1, mSacBil1_pri_phased_curated, whole genome shotgun sequence contains the following coding sequences:
- the LOC136336373 gene encoding trehalase-like — protein MEGLLLSEMAQTVKGMLQNFLDQVQTYGHVPNGACVYYLQRSQPPLLTLMMDRYVTYTNDTAFLRDNIGTLALELAFWTENKNISVSLWGKSYVLNRYYVPYGGPR, from the exons ATGGAGGGTCTGCTCCTCTCTGAGATGGCCCAGACGGTGAAGGGCATGCTGCAGAACTTCCTGGACCAGGTGCAAAC CTATGGACATGTTCCTAACGGGGCCTGCGTGTACTACCTGCAGCGCAGCCAGCCCCCCCTCCTGACCCTCATGATGGACCGCTACGTGACTTACACCAATGACACTGCCTTCCTACG GGACAACATTGGGACCCTAGCCTTGGAATTGGCCTTCTGGACTGAGAACAAGAACATCTCTGTGAGCTTGTGGGGAAAGAGCTATGTGCTGAATCGCTACTATGTCCCTTACGGGGGACCCAGGTAG